One window of Mesorhizobium sp. PAMC28654 genomic DNA carries:
- a CDS encoding TCR/Tet family MFS transporter produces MNRPLIVIFAAIGLDAVGLGLIFPILPRLLEEVAQTKDIAVYIGIMTALYAVMQFVFAPVLGALSDNFGRRPVLLISLAGAAINYVVMAFAPQLWMLLLGRAIAGLTSANISVASAYITDITPQDKRAHRFGLFNAMFGAGFIIGPVLGGVLGDHWLRLPFIAAAVLNACNLLLALFILPESRTPARQKIDLAALNPLRPLRWVFSMKGLVPIILVYFIMSAGGDAYGTCWALWGFDTFQWNGLWIGLSLGTFGLCQTLVQAFLPGPATRLFGERWAVVVGIACACIALVAMAFASQGWIVFAIMPIFALAGIGTPSFQALATRQVDEASQGQLQGVLTSAVSLASIVAPLAFSTFYFAVQKQWPGAIWLSVIAINAIAVPLVLLSTRTVRSMQPVSL; encoded by the coding sequence ATGAACAGACCGCTTATCGTCATCTTTGCCGCCATTGGCCTCGACGCCGTGGGCCTGGGGCTCATTTTCCCTATTCTGCCGCGGCTTCTCGAGGAGGTGGCGCAGACAAAGGATATCGCTGTTTATATCGGGATCATGACGGCGCTCTACGCGGTCATGCAGTTCGTCTTCGCGCCCGTGCTCGGCGCCTTGAGCGACAATTTCGGCAGGCGTCCCGTGCTGCTCATCTCGCTCGCGGGCGCGGCGATCAACTATGTCGTCATGGCCTTCGCGCCACAGCTTTGGATGCTGCTGCTCGGCCGCGCAATCGCCGGCCTAACCAGTGCCAATATCTCCGTGGCGAGCGCCTACATCACCGACATCACGCCGCAGGACAAGCGCGCCCATCGCTTCGGCCTGTTCAATGCCATGTTTGGCGCCGGCTTCATCATCGGGCCGGTTCTCGGCGGAGTGCTCGGTGACCACTGGCTGCGGTTGCCCTTCATCGCCGCCGCCGTGCTGAACGCCTGCAATCTCCTGCTGGCCTTGTTCATCCTGCCGGAATCCCGCACCCCGGCCCGCCAGAAGATCGATCTGGCCGCGCTCAATCCGCTTCGGCCGCTGCGCTGGGTCTTCTCGATGAAAGGACTTGTTCCCATCATCCTCGTGTATTTCATCATGAGCGCCGGCGGCGACGCCTACGGCACCTGCTGGGCGTTGTGGGGCTTCGACACGTTCCAGTGGAACGGCCTCTGGATCGGCCTTTCGCTGGGCACGTTCGGTCTCTGCCAGACGCTGGTGCAGGCGTTCCTGCCCGGCCCGGCGACCAGACTGTTCGGCGAGCGCTGGGCCGTTGTCGTCGGCATTGCCTGCGCCTGCATCGCTCTTGTCGCCATGGCCTTCGCCAGCCAGGGCTGGATCGTGTTCGCCATCATGCCGATCTTCGCCCTTGCCGGCATCGGCACGCCATCGTTTCAGGCGCTCGCCACAAGGCAGGTCGACGAGGCCAGCCAGGGCCAGCTCCAGGGCGTGCTGACATCGGCTGTCAGCCTCGCCTCCATCGTCGCGCCGCTGGCGTTCTCGACATTCTACTTTGCCGTCCAGAAGCAGTGGCCGGGGGCAATCTGGCTTTCGGTGATTGCCATCAATGCCATCGCGGTTCCGCTGGTTCTCCTCAGCACCCGGACTGTCCGCTCCATGCAGCCCGTGAGCTTGTAA
- a CDS encoding NADP-dependent oxidoreductase, translating to MKAVQFSEYGGPEVVHIFEVAEPHAGPGQVRIAVRAAGVNPSDWKRRDGQYRDFEAVAFPSGFGVEASGVVDEVGPGVSNVSVGDAVFGFGENTMAQHAVLTHWTRKPDGLSFEIAGGLPVIVDTATRALDEVGVKPGQTLLVSGAAGGIGSAVIQFARLRGIIVIGTASAQKHDYLRELGAIPTTYGPGLADRVGELAPQGVDAALDLAGSGIIPELIEIVGDPQRVLSVADFSAEQYGAKFSHGPPKDPEPIFADVARLYSEGLFHLRVEQTFPLEQTAEAQQVSARGRVTGKLVISIA from the coding sequence ATGAAGGCAGTTCAGTTCAGCGAGTATGGAGGCCCGGAGGTCGTTCATATCTTCGAGGTCGCCGAGCCGCATGCCGGCCCAGGCCAGGTGCGGATTGCCGTCCGCGCCGCCGGGGTCAACCCCTCGGACTGGAAGCGCCGGGACGGGCAATACCGCGATTTCGAGGCGGTCGCTTTTCCCTCGGGCTTCGGCGTCGAGGCGTCGGGCGTCGTGGACGAGGTTGGTCCGGGCGTTTCCAACGTGTCGGTCGGAGACGCCGTCTTCGGCTTCGGCGAAAACACGATGGCTCAACATGCGGTTCTCACACATTGGACCCGCAAGCCGGACGGCCTGTCGTTCGAAATCGCCGGCGGCCTGCCGGTGATCGTCGACACGGCAACGCGCGCCCTTGACGAAGTGGGCGTGAAACCCGGTCAGACGCTCTTGGTGAGCGGTGCCGCCGGTGGGATCGGTTCGGCCGTCATCCAGTTCGCGCGGCTGCGCGGGATCATCGTGATCGGCACCGCGAGCGCACAAAAGCATGACTATCTGCGTGAGCTCGGCGCCATCCCGACGACATATGGACCAGGCCTGGCGGACCGCGTCGGGGAGCTCGCGCCGCAGGGCGTCGACGCCGCGCTCGATCTCGCAGGCTCGGGGATCATCCCGGAGTTGATCGAAATTGTCGGTGATCCCCAGCGCGTTCTTTCCGTCGCCGACTTCTCGGCCGAACAGTACGGCGCGAAATTCTCCCACGGGCCTCCAAAAGACCCGGAGCCGATCTTTGCCGATGTGGCCCGGCTCTACTCCGAGGGCCTTTTCCATCTGCGCGTGGAGCAGACCTTTCCGCTCGAGCAGACGGCAGAGGCGCAGCAAGTCAGCGCCCGGGGGCGCGTGACCGGCAAGCTCGTCATTTCCATCGCCTGA
- a CDS encoding TetR/AcrR family transcriptional regulator — protein sequence MSMPSDRRSRKRLATRQAISTAATRLFLARGFDHVTVDEIADAADVGRMTVFNHFPRKEDMLFDRDEEGREMLRDALRRRDPGVALIETLRLLAHRLIAQQSPVVEFSPRSQCFIETIEGSETLKARVRAIRDELAEVVAVTLAECVGRDPADPDAHLAAGLLLATWSVAFIQAHRTFRQRRDREEAKAAFLALVDRGTIGVKAAMAGTPYA from the coding sequence ATGTCGATGCCATCCGATCGCCGATCCCGTAAACGCCTCGCCACGCGGCAAGCCATTTCCACGGCTGCCACCCGCCTCTTCCTTGCGCGGGGTTTTGATCATGTGACGGTGGACGAGATCGCTGATGCCGCCGACGTCGGACGCATGACGGTGTTCAATCACTTCCCCCGCAAGGAGGACATGCTGTTCGACCGTGACGAGGAGGGGCGCGAGATGCTGCGCGACGCCTTGCGCCGGCGCGATCCCGGCGTCGCTCTGATCGAGACATTACGTCTGCTCGCGCATCGGCTGATTGCGCAGCAGAGCCCCGTCGTCGAATTTTCTCCCAGGAGCCAGTGCTTCATCGAGACGATCGAGGGCAGCGAAACCCTCAAGGCTCGTGTCAGGGCGATCCGTGACGAACTGGCTGAAGTCGTGGCGGTGACGCTTGCCGAATGCGTGGGCCGAGACCCCGCCGATCCCGACGCCCATCTGGCGGCCGGCCTGCTCCTGGCGACATGGAGCGTGGCCTTCATCCAGGCTCACCGGACCTTTCGACAGAGACGAGATAGAGAGGAGGCGAAAGCCGCCTTTCTCGCTCTTGTCGACAGGGGAACCATCGGCGTGAAGGCCGCGATGGCAGGCACACCTTACGCCTGA
- a CDS encoding GNAT family N-acetyltransferase → MTMEIRRLEAGDDALVMQVADNVFDEPVRPDRLAAYLSQSGHFMVVAIIDGVVVGQCAAVIHRHPDKVTELYIDEVGVSPAFQRQGIARRMLDAMFEIGRENGCEEAWVGTEPDNVAARALYASRKEPHGPAEDFVMYVHRL, encoded by the coding sequence ATGACCATGGAAATCCGAAGACTAGAAGCGGGCGATGACGCCCTTGTGATGCAAGTCGCTGACAATGTGTTCGACGAACCGGTGAGGCCGGACCGGCTCGCAGCCTACCTCTCGCAATCCGGCCATTTCATGGTCGTCGCGATCATCGACGGCGTCGTTGTCGGCCAATGCGCCGCCGTCATCCACCGCCACCCCGACAAGGTGACGGAACTCTATATCGACGAGGTCGGCGTGTCGCCCGCCTTCCAGCGCCAGGGCATCGCGCGTAGAATGCTGGACGCAATGTTCGAAATCGGCAGGGAGAACGGCTGCGAAGAGGCGTGGGTCGGCACCGAGCCGGATAATGTCGCCGCCCGCGCGCTCTACGCGTCGCGCAAGGAGCCACACGGGCCGGCCGAGGATTTCGTCATGTATGTCCATAGGCTGTAG
- the mdh gene encoding malate dehydrogenase: MARNKIALIGSGMIGGTLAHMIGLKDLGDVVLFDIAEGTPQGKGLDIAQSSPVDGFDSRLTGVNDYAGIEGADVCIVTAGVPRKPGMSRDDLLGINLKVMEQVGAGLKKYAPKAFVICITNPLDAMVWALQKFSGLPKTHVVGMAGVLDSARFRYFLAEEFKVSVEDVTAFVLGGHGDSMVPMIRYSTVAGIPLPDLVKMGWTSKEKLDQIVQRTRDGGAEIVGLLKTGSAYYAPAASAIQMAEAYLRDKKRVLPCAAHLSGQYGVKGTYVGVPVVIGAGGVERIIEIDLNKSEQKMFDSSVATVQGLTEACVKIAPHLASK; encoded by the coding sequence ATGGCACGCAACAAGATAGCGCTCATCGGCTCTGGCATGATCGGCGGCACGCTCGCCCACATGATCGGCCTCAAGGACCTCGGCGACGTGGTGCTGTTTGATATTGCCGAGGGCACGCCGCAGGGCAAGGGGCTGGACATCGCGCAGTCGTCGCCGGTCGATGGCTTCGACTCCCGGCTGACCGGCGTCAACGATTACGCCGGCATCGAGGGCGCGGATGTCTGCATCGTCACCGCCGGCGTGCCGCGCAAGCCAGGCATGAGCCGCGACGATCTGCTGGGCATCAATTTGAAGGTCATGGAACAGGTTGGCGCCGGCCTCAAGAAGTACGCGCCGAAGGCCTTCGTCATCTGCATCACCAACCCGCTCGACGCCATGGTCTGGGCGCTGCAGAAGTTCTCCGGCCTGCCCAAGACCCATGTCGTCGGCATGGCCGGCGTGCTCGACAGCGCGCGCTTCCGCTATTTCCTGGCCGAGGAATTCAAGGTTTCGGTCGAGGACGTCACCGCCTTCGTGCTCGGCGGCCACGGTGATTCCATGGTGCCGATGATCCGCTATTCGACGGTGGCCGGCATTCCGCTGCCCGACCTCGTCAAGATGGGCTGGACCTCGAAGGAGAAGCTCGACCAGATCGTGCAGCGCACTCGTGACGGCGGCGCCGAGATCGTCGGGCTGCTCAAGACCGGCTCGGCCTACTACGCGCCGGCGGCCTCGGCGATCCAGATGGCCGAAGCCTATCTCAGGGACAAGAAGCGCGTGCTGCCTTGCGCCGCGCACCTCTCCGGCCAATATGGCGTCAAGGGCACCTATGTCGGCGTTCCCGTGGTGATCGGCGCCGGTGGCGTCGAGCGCATCATCGAGATCGACCTCAACAAGAGCGAGCAGAAGATGTTCGACAGTTCGGTGGCGACCGTGCAGGGCCTGACCGAGGCCTGCGTCAAGATCGCGCCGCACCTGGCGTCGAAGTGA
- the sucC gene encoding ADP-forming succinate--CoA ligase subunit beta codes for MNIHEYQGKALLKTFGAPVAEGVPVFKASEAEAAAKALPGPLYVVKSQIHAGGRGKGKFKELGPEAKGGVRLSKSVAEVVANANEMLGHTLVTKQTGPAGKQVNRLYIEDGADIERELYLSILVDRTVGRVAFVVSTEGGMDIEAVAHDTPEKIITVAIDPEKGVISADVKALNSALKLDGDAAKDGDTLFPILYRAFVEKDMSLLEVNPLIVMKNGRLRVLDAKVSFDNNALFRHPDVLELRDTTEEDEKEIEASKYDLAYVALDGNIGCMVNGAGLAMATMDIIKLYGAEPANFLDVGGGASKEKVTAAFKIITKDPAVKGILINIFGGIMKCDIIAEGVIAAVKEVGLKVPLVVRLEGTNAELGKKIINDSGLNVVSADDLDDAAKKIVAAVKG; via the coding sequence ATGAACATCCATGAATATCAAGGCAAGGCGCTGCTGAAGACGTTCGGCGCGCCGGTGGCCGAAGGCGTGCCGGTGTTCAAGGCGAGCGAGGCGGAAGCCGCCGCCAAGGCGCTGCCCGGCCCGCTCTATGTGGTGAAGAGCCAGATCCATGCCGGCGGCCGCGGCAAGGGCAAGTTCAAGGAGCTCGGCCCCGAGGCCAAGGGCGGCGTGCGGCTGTCCAAGTCGGTGGCCGAAGTGGTCGCCAATGCCAACGAGATGCTCGGCCACACGCTGGTGACCAAGCAGACCGGCCCGGCCGGCAAGCAGGTCAACCGCCTCTATATCGAGGACGGCGCCGACATCGAGCGCGAGCTTTATCTGTCGATCCTTGTCGACCGCACGGTTGGCCGCGTTGCCTTTGTCGTCTCGACCGAAGGCGGCATGGACATCGAGGCGGTCGCCCATGACACGCCGGAAAAGATCATCACTGTCGCCATCGACCCGGAAAAGGGTGTGATATCAGCCGATGTGAAGGCGCTCAACAGCGCGCTGAAGCTCGACGGCGATGCGGCCAAGGACGGCGATACGCTGTTCCCGATCCTCTACAGGGCCTTCGTCGAGAAGGACATGAGCTTGCTCGAGGTCAACCCGCTGATCGTCATGAAGAACGGCCGGCTGCGCGTGCTCGACGCGAAAGTGTCGTTCGACAACAACGCGCTGTTCCGCCATCCCGACGTGCTCGAACTGCGCGACACCACCGAAGAGGACGAGAAGGAGATCGAGGCGTCGAAATACGACCTCGCCTATGTCGCGCTCGACGGCAATATCGGCTGCATGGTCAACGGCGCCGGCCTTGCCATGGCGACGATGGACATCATCAAGCTCTATGGCGCCGAGCCCGCGAACTTCCTCGATGTCGGCGGTGGCGCTTCCAAGGAAAAAGTGACGGCTGCGTTCAAGATCATCACCAAGGATCCGGCGGTCAAGGGCATCCTGATCAACATCTTCGGCGGCATCATGAAGTGCGACATCATCGCCGAAGGCGTGATCGCCGCGGTCAAGGAAGTCGGCCTGAAGGTGCCGCTGGTGGTGCGTCTCGAAGGCACCAATGCCGAGCTCGGCAAGAAGATCATCAACGACAGCGGCCTCAATGTGGTCTCCGCCGACGATCTCGATGACGCAGCCAAGAAGATCGTGGCGGCGGTGAAGGGTTGA
- a CDS encoding cupin domain-containing protein, with protein sequence MPPRKINLVEAADAKITKVFDPHIAGDVNDSQAKVAKFGETFDWHAHDNEDEAFLVLRGRIAIDFRDGPVELGEGDFIVVPRGVEHRPRSLSEQPVVLMFEPATTLNTGNAKSDLTVSDLKRL encoded by the coding sequence ATGCCTCCGCGCAAGATAAACCTCGTCGAGGCGGCGGATGCGAAGATCACCAAGGTCTTCGATCCGCATATCGCCGGCGACGTGAACGACAGCCAGGCGAAAGTCGCCAAGTTCGGCGAGACCTTCGACTGGCACGCGCATGACAATGAGGATGAAGCCTTCCTCGTGCTGCGCGGCAGGATCGCGATCGATTTCCGCGACGGTCCGGTCGAACTCGGCGAGGGCGACTTCATCGTCGTGCCGCGCGGCGTCGAGCATCGGCCTCGTTCGCTCAGCGAACAGCCTGTCGTGCTGATGTTCGAACCGGCAACGACGCTCAACACCGGCAATGCCAAGAGCGACCTCACTGTCTCAGACCTGAAGCGGCTCTGA
- the sucD gene encoding succinate--CoA ligase subunit alpha produces the protein MSILVDKNTKVLVQGLTGKTGTFHTEQALAYHGTKMVGGIHPKKGGETWTGSKGESLPIFATVAEGKEKTGANASVIYVPPAGAAEAILEAIEAEIPLIICITEGIPVMDMIKVKARLDRSTSRLIGPNCPGVLTPNECKIGIMPGNIFRKGSVGVVSRSGTLTYEAVFQTTNVGLGQTTAVGIGGDPVKGTEFIDVLEMFLADDETKSIIMIGEIGGSAEEDAAQFLKDEAKRGRKKPMAGFIAGRTAPAGRTMGHAGAVISGGKGGAEDKIAAMESAGIKVSPSPARLGTTLVEAIKG, from the coding sequence ATGTCCATTCTCGTCGACAAGAACACCAAGGTTCTCGTGCAGGGCCTGACCGGCAAGACCGGTACGTTCCACACCGAGCAGGCGCTGGCCTATCACGGCACGAAAATGGTCGGCGGTATCCATCCCAAGAAGGGTGGCGAGACCTGGACCGGTTCGAAGGGCGAAAGCCTGCCCATCTTCGCCACCGTCGCCGAGGGCAAGGAAAAGACCGGCGCCAACGCGTCCGTCATCTATGTGCCGCCGGCAGGTGCCGCCGAAGCGATCCTGGAAGCGATCGAAGCGGAGATCCCGCTGATCATCTGCATCACCGAGGGCATACCGGTGATGGACATGATCAAGGTCAAGGCGCGGCTCGACCGTTCGACATCCAGGCTGATCGGCCCGAACTGCCCAGGCGTGCTCACCCCCAATGAATGCAAGATCGGCATCATGCCCGGTAACATCTTCCGCAAGGGCTCGGTCGGCGTTGTTTCGCGCTCGGGAACACTTACTTATGAGGCAGTGTTCCAGACCACCAATGTCGGCCTCGGCCAGACCACCGCCGTTGGCATTGGCGGCGATCCCGTCAAGGGCACCGAATTCATCGACGTGCTCGAGATGTTCCTCGCCGATGACGAGACCAAGTCGATCATCATGATCGGCGAGATCGGCGGTTCGGCCGAGGAAGACGCCGCGCAGTTCCTCAAGGACGAAGCCAAGCGTGGCCGCAAGAAGCCGATGGCCGGCTTCATCGCCGGGCGCACGGCGCCGGCCGGACGTACCATGGGTCATGCGGGCGCGGTCATCTCCGGCGGCAAGGGCGGCGCCGAGGACAAGATCGCGGCGATGGAATCGGCCGGCATCAAGGTTTCGCCCTCGCCGGCGCGTCTCGGCACGACGCTGGTCGAGGCGATCAAGGGTTAA